The genome window AAGAGCTTTTAAGAAGGCTGGAATTGATTTCCTGGAGACGGGAAATATACGTCGCCAGGCGAAACAGGGATTGGGGACCGAGTGGGATAATAATAGTGCCCTTTTCCAGGTGGCAAAATGCTACTTACCGTGGTCATGAGACGTGTGGGATAGCGCTGTAATGGCCCTGGCAGCCCTCATAAGGACTGCTTCATAAAGTGCATAATTTAGCTTCACTtatggctgggtgtgtgggaTACATTTCTTGCAGTTTACACCAACACACTATCACCTCCAACATCCCATAataccctccccaaccaccccttacaagtcatcctcctccctcccagtgaCCTCTCACAAGCTCTCCCTCAACTCAAAACCCTTTCCTCCATAATTTCTAACAAGGATCTCCTTACCACCTTACAAGCCATCCCGACCGCCATACAaaaccctcctccaccatcttacAAAGCCCCTTCACCACCGCTTTACaagctctcctccccaccaccttacaagccctttccctcccctttacaAGCTCTCCTCCGCACCACTTTACaagcccttccccctccttccctggcaACAGCCGCCCGCCATAATGAGTTTCCTGCTGCCCCTGGGAGAGGCTGGTTAATGACACCACTGCCTCAGCTCTCGTGCCTGGctgcctccctcacatcacacacttgACACGAAATTAAGGTCAGCCACGTAGCAGAATATACACCCAGTATTTTCAGACATGAAACACGAAAAAACAGTGGAGAATAAGACGTACTGAGACTTAGTAAAGCACAATTAAGGGGAGAAACTGAAAATAGGTTAAACATGCCAAAAAATTCCTAACAATGCGTTGGCAAAACTGTCTGGTGGATTGTCGAAATATTATAGAGTTTAATGAAGCAATGAATGTTGTACACCATGGAATGATTAGTAATATTCTCACAACTGTCCGGTGAGTCAAAAGTCTCACAGTCGAATTCTGGGCAGTTTATACAGATACAGACTAACTAAAGGGTTGATTTTAAGAACAATCGTAGCACTGAAAGCTACgcaggttgtagatagcagcacATGCGAGGCAACTACATCTGTATCTTAGTCTGACGATGGCATGATATAGCGAACTACAACAACCGACTGGTGAaaggaattaagaaaaaaaaaaaaagaatataggcAACCAGTGTAATAATACCAAAGATACTTCCATCTGTGTTTACGAACTGAAACGCAGCTCAACCTAAAAGTGTCTCCACTAACAATAAACAACCCCTTATATCAATTTTCTTAGGAAACCCAAGAATATATCAGTAAAAAAAGTCACCTGCTTCTATCTTGTTTACGACCACAAAACTCATCTTCAAGGGTAAATACAAATTTCAGGGACGGCAAATACTCACACGTTATAAAAACGGAATATCCAaaactttatttatctatttatttttttaagaaaatgggTGTAGGCTTTGATAATATACCTTACCTTTCTCTCTATCATTGGAAAAGCTACCATCTTTGTCACTAGTCAAATAAGGATAAAGTAAAGTTAGGATACAACGAGAGGATAATGTTATTGAGAACGTAGGGAGGTATATTAACAGAGGGTCTAATCCGTGTTATGTGAATACCTGTTAACTTTTCTGTTAACGGGAATCCAGGCAACCATTCGGGttcaagtatttctttttttcttttaaggcagTGGGTATTGTTTCGTACGCTTTAAGCGGCACCAATCAATTAAATGGACCATTAGTGCTAACTAAATCACATCTAATCAACGGAGTTTGAACTTTTACAGAAGAAAATCCCGATTGCGTTTTATGAGACAATAATCAATTTATTCTGAGTACGACGATTCCGTAAAAGTGCGACTAGGATTTTCTTCCGTTTATGACTGTTACACCAGGTTAGACTTTGTTAGGTTACTGAAGAAAAGCCGATCCCGCTGTTCATACCTCCTACCGACTAGTGTCGGCTAAAACtcacagattaaaaaaaaaaaatggtctaacGCTACACAGCTCTTTTCCGATCAAGCTACATTGCTGCTCCTCTGATATCAGAATATTTTGAGATAAGTGAGCGACAAGAACGTACTTGGCGTCCATTTGTTTATCCTACAGTAAGAAAAAAGTGGAAACGAAGTACCTCCAGCAGTAGTCAAAATCTGGGGGAAATGCATAATTTTAAAGTGTCCAAGGCTGAAGCGCTGCAGTTTatcatgctaaaaaaaaaaaaaaagttatacctTGAGTTATCGTGACAATTTATATGACAAATCTGAAACATATCCGAATTATGTACGATAATTAACACTGCGCTACTCTCAACTACGCGCAGCTGCACACACGTGTCTCGCTATACAACTGTATTTAAATCATTCTATTTTTTCATAGTCGCTCGCAAGGAACAGGCAAAAGTATGCCCCAACCATGGACTAATTTGAGTTCGTTCATAAGGTATTTACAGACCCGACTCAAAGGTGAACCAATTACTGTCATAACGAGGCGAAAAAGTCTTGGTTATGAAGAATGAATCACACACTTCACAGATGGACCCCCTCCAGTGAGTGTGTCTTTACGTATAACTGCTAACTTTGTGGACAAAACATAATGTTTTCCAGTTCTCAAACATTCATGGGATTTTAATGTGTGTTCATCTAACAATAacagatgttttgtaaggaggaaTACACGGTAATTATGTCAAATTAATAGTATGACACTTACCTGTGACTTGATTGTTCTGGACATCTGTAACAGTTCATCGTTGCGTGTTCCATAAACATTCACTATTTAGGCCTCTAAACACCACAATTTCTTCGCTGTCTCATTCATTAGCTATATATCCAGCTTAACACATTCTCTGTACACGGCTTGGGAAGTAGTGTAGATAATCCCCATTCACAAAATCAACATCCGACACTAATGTAAACAATGAACTCTCATTAGCGCGTTCAAGTATACTGAAATATTTCTATATTCTTTGTAGAGTTCGCAATCAAGTTTATCTTTAGAACTATTTTCTACatgtatttttttcaatttttcttattttggaaAACTGATAAGGatttactattttttttaagAATGAATTCAAGGTAGTTATAACCTTATTTAAGTTTATTCATGTATGAATTTGCTTCAGGTTATGAAAGGAATTCAATGTTTCTTCATTTATCAATGGCAGTACATCATATGTGCTACACTTTCAGATAAAAATCTCTTTAAATCATCGTAGCATTTTCAAGACATCATTTATCATATAAGTGCTGTTCAGTTAGCACATTTCCAGGAATCAACAattaggaaaataaaaatataagtaaatattgGCGTATTTATTATTACATACATTATTTTACAATATTTTCTCTGGAAAAAATATTCGATTCAGAAATGTACAAAAAAGTATCACATTGGTCATAATGACTACAGCAAATTATTGTTtatagaaaaataataattattacatGCATCTTACTGCACGCGAGGAACGTGGATGGAATAGCAAGTCTTGAACATAGACCAGAAGAAGTGGGTAGTGTAGGAGCCATTACCTGTACCAAGCTGGGCAAGAGTCCCACTTGGGAAGTGTATGAAGCATTTTCGGTTGACCAAACCCAAAAGTTTCATTGTGGCTGATTCTTTATTAATCAAAAAAAGAAGTTAAGACAAACAATTGACAAATTCACAAGGTGAGACGGACACGACAACATGCAGACCCCTGCCCAAGTTGATCTGAAGACAGAGTTTCTGTAAGGAACTCTACTTGCATCAGTTTACCCTTGAgaagcaaagagaaaaaaaaaatttaaggcaAACGAAAAATATACGAGAAAGAAATTAGCATAGTTCGAAGATCATGAGGATATTAGGCCGAGTAAACACACAAGTATGGCAGGAGAGGTCGCCTTTAAAAGACTCGAGTTCCGAATCAAGATCGAAACGTCTCGAGAAGAATAGAAGACTCGAGTTCCGAATCAAGATCGAAACGTCTCGAGAAAAATAGAAGACTCGAGTTCCGAATCAAGATCGAAACGTCTCGAGAAGAATAGAAGGAAGATCCTCCTTAGATGATGAAGGCTGATGGGTATTGTCTCCAACTGAAGAATAATCATACCATTTACACAAAATATATGATCACAATCAATATCAAATTTTGTAGCTAATCATACAAATTCTTTGTTTTATAGTTTTAAACAAACAtgaaatgaaatacttcaaacTAGAATTTTCTGAGTTCCTTTAAAACTTGTCaatgtgttgtgttggagggCTTGGTCAGCGTTcctctgacatttttttttgtttgcacaTTTATTGATCACAGAAATACTACTGAATGAACTGTTGTTGTTTTGGCACAGAATATTCGAGTTCAGACTAATATTCTCAGTAGGAAGTACACGGCGGCAGTTGAACTGTAGTGGTAACCAAACTCTCTGGGTTTTATtagttaataaataaatatgaaataaataacaataaatatCTTATCAATGTGGATACGCAGTTGACTCAATACAATGGTATTCGATCGCATCCACTTAGGTACAACATTGCACCTGCTGATATATATTCCCTGGTACCTGGTGGTACCAGAGGGCGTCAAACCGTGCCATGAGAGTATCAAGTACAATGGGGTcgatctcctcccccccctttcatgTTTGAATAGTAATTCTGCCGATAATGTTGCAGGTCCCGTGTTTACGTCTGGTTCGTAACTACAGGCGGGAGAGAACGGTTCAGGCGTAGTTGTTTTCGGTGCAGGGCGGGCCGTTGAAGGGCCAATTACAGGCTGTGATTCCCGAGTCGTACACGATGGTGATGGGACAGTTGAAGACGTGGAGGGTGAAGCGTTCGATCCACCTGTCCCAGTAGCACTCGTAGAACTTGTCGCACGTGTCGGGGTGACGGAAGAGCCCAGCGCGCTCGCACACCTCGGGGCCAAGGGTGTCGTCGAAGTCTCGACGTCCACCGGGCCCGAACCGTTCGAACTTCCTCCTGCCGGTCAGCTTGGCCACCAAGGAGGGGCCTCCTACGACTGACTTCCTAGCGCCCACCCCGGAGCCTCGCCTGCCGGACTTACCGCTGGAGGAACCAGAAGGATAAGGACCATCTGGACCGCTGGAACCCGAGCGTCCGCTGGAAGAACCAGAGGGATAAGGTCCATCTGGACCGCTGGAACCCGAGCGTCCGCTGGAAGAGCCAGAGGGATAAGATCCGTCCGGACCGTCCGGTCCAACGCCTCCAACTCCACCAATGCCTCCAATGCCGCCAACCTTGCCTCGCCCACCAGCGTTACCTCCATCTCCACGGCCTCCAAATCCACCGTGGCCTCCAGAACCACCACTGCCTCCAAATCCACCGTGGCCTCCAGAACCACCACTGCCTCCAAATCCACCGTGGCCTCCAGGACTACCACTGCCTCCAAATCCACCGTGACCTCCAGGACTACCACTGCCTCCAAATCCGCCATGGCCTCCAGAACCACCACTGCCTCCAAATCCACCGTGGCCTCCAATAGTATTGTCTCCAGCACCACGACCATCTCCAAATCCACCATAACCTCCGTCATCTCCTCTGCCTCCAAATCCACCAtggccgccaacaccaccactgcctccaaaTCCACCAtgaccgccaacaccaccactgcctccatcatcacctccaaaTCCACCATGGCCTCCAGCACCAGTGCCTCCAAATCCACCAtggccgccaacaccaccactacctccatcaccacctccaaatCCACCATGGCCTCCAGTACCACTGCCTCCAAATCCACCATAACCTCCTGTGGCACCAGTTCTACCAGATCCACCATGacctgatccatcaacaatacCAAAGTGACTTAATCCGCTAATATCTCCTGATCCACCTCTACCTCCTGATCCACCTCTACCTCCTGATCCACCgctacctactgatccacctctGCCTCCTGATCCATCGCTACCTCCCGATCCACCGCTACCTCCTGATCCACCTTTGCCTCCTGATCCGTCGCTACCTCCTGATCCACCTCTACCCCTTGATCCACCTCTACCTCCTGATCCGTCGCTACCTCCAGATCCACCTCTACCTCCTAATCCACCGCTACCTCCTAATCCACCTCTACCTCCTGATCCACCGCTACCTCCTGATCCACCACCGATAGTGAAATGGCTAATTCCACTAGAGGAATCACTGCCACCATACCTACTAGATGACTCCCCTCCACTTCCTGACTCGACAACACTACCTCCAAAGTGGCTTGATCCTGATCCATCAGTACCTGTTGATCCACCACTGCCTCCAAAGTGGCCTGAAGCTCCACTTCCTCTTGCTCCCGATCCATCAATACCTTGTGATCCACCACTGACTCCAAAGTGGCCTGAAGCTCCACTTCCTCTTGCTCCCGATCCATCAATACCTCGTGATCCACCACTGCCTCCAAAGTGGCCTGAAGCTCCACTTCCTCTTGCTCCCGATCCATCAATACCTCGTGATCCACCACTGCCTCCAAAGTGGCCTGAAGCTCCACTTCCTCTTGCTCCCGATCCATCAATACCTCGTGATCCACCACTGCCTCCAAAGTGGCCTGAGGctccactttctccaaatccactACTCGAGCCAAAGTGGCTGAATGAAGTGGAAGCACCAGATCCACCACTGCTCTCACGTTCTCTCTCCTCAGAATGATCTCCACTTCCACCAGCGAAACCACTGTGACCCGACTCACTCTCCACACGGTTGCTTCCAAAGTGGATCACTCCAGATGCTCCACTCCCTTGAGCAGCCGAATAAACACTGGATCCACCTCTACCTCCTGATCCACCCCTACCTCCTGATCCACCACTGACTCTtgatccaccactacctcctGATCCACTGCCGGTACCAGAGTGGCTCACTCCACTAGAGAAGGCACTGCCATGTGATCCATCCCTACCTCCTGATCCACTTCCAGCACCAAAGTGGCTCACTCCACCGGCACTGCTGCCATGTGATCCAATACTACCTTCATATTCATCACTGCTGCCATGTGATCCACCCCTACCTCCTGATCCACTTCCGGTACTAAAGTGGCTCACTCCACTAGAGAAGGCACTGCCATGTGATCCACCCCTACCTCCTGATCCATCAGTGCCTCCTGATCCACCCCTACCTCCTGATCCACCCCTACCTCCTGATCCACCACTGCCCCCTGATCCACCCCTACCTACTGATCCACTTCCGATACTAAAGTGGCTCACTCCACTAGAGAAGGCACTGCCATATGATCCACCACTGCTCCCTGATCCAAACCTACCTCCTGACCCACCACTGCCCCCTGATCCTACCCTACCCCCTGATCCACCACTGCCTCCTAATCCATCCCTACCTCCTGATCCACCCCTACCTCCTGATCCACTATCGGTACCAAAGTGGCTCACTCCACTAGCACTGCTGCCATGTGATCCAATACTACCTTCGTATTCATCACTGCTGCCATGTGATCCACCCCTACCTCCTGATCCACCAGTGCCTCCTGATCCACCCCTACCTCCTGATCCACCCCTACCTCCTGATCCACCACTGCCCCCTGATCCACCCCTACCTACTGATCCACTTCCGATACTAAAGTGGCTCACTCCACTAGAGTAGGCACTGCCCCGTGATCCACTATCAGTACCAAAGTGGCTCACTCCACTAGAGAAGGCACtgccatgtgatccaccactgCTCTCTGATCCAACCCTACCTCCTGATCCACCACTGCCCCCTGATCCACCCCTACCCTCTGATCCACCACTGCCTCCTGATCCACCCCTACCTCCTGATCCACCACTGCCCCCTGATCCACCCCTACCTCCTGATACACTTCCGATACTAAAGTGGCTCACTCCACTAGAGTAGGCACTGCCCCGTGATCCACTATCAGTACCAAAGTGGCTCACTCCACTAGAGAATGCACTGTCATGTGATCCACCCCTACCTCCTGATCCACCACTGCCTCCTGATCCACCCCTACCTCCTGATCCACTTCCAGCACCAAAGTGGCTCACTCCACTAGCACTGCTGCCATGTGATCCAATACTACCTTCATATTCATCACTGCTGCCATGTGATCCACCCCTACCTTCTGATCCACCCCTACCTCCTGATCCACCCCTACCTCCTGATCCACTTCCAGCACCAAAGTGGCTCACTCCACTAGCACTGCTGCCATGTGATCCAATACTACCTTCATATTCATCACTGCTGCCATGTGATCCACCCCTACCTCCTGATCCACCCCTACCTCCTGATCCACCGATGCCTCCTGATCCACTTCCAGCACCAAAGTGGCTCACTCCACTAGCACTGCTGCCATGTGATCCAATACTACCTTCATATTCATCACTGCTGCCATGTGATCCACCCCTACCTCCTGATCCACCACTGCCCCCTGATCCACCACTGCCTCCTGATCCACCCCTACCTCCTGATCTACTTCCAGCACCAAAGTGGCTCACTCCACTAGCACTGCTGCCATGTGATCCAATACTACCTTCATATTCATCACTGCTGCCATGTGATCCACCCCTACCTCCTGATCCACCACTGCCCCCTGATCCACCCCTACCTCCTGATCCACCACTGCTCCCTGATCCACCACTGCCCCCTGATCCACCCCTACCTCCTGATCCACTTCCGGTGCTAAAGTCGTTTACTCCACTAGAGAAGGCACTGCCTCGTGTTCCACTACCAGTACCAAAGTGGCTCACTCCACTAGAGAAGGCACTGTCATGTGATCCACCCCTACCTCCTGATCCACCACGGCCCCCTGATCCACTTCTAACTCCTGATCCACCACTGCCTCCTGATCCACCCCTACCTCCTGATCCACCACTGCCTCCTGATCCACCCCTACCTCCTGGTCCACTTCCAGCACCAAAGTGGCTCACTCCACTAGCACTGCTGCCATGTGATCCAATACTACCTTCATATTCATCACTGCTGCCATGTGATCCACCCCTACCTCCTGATCCACCACTGCCCCCTGATCCACCCCTACCTccggatccacttccgctgccaaagtGGCTCACTTCACTAGAGTAGGCACTGCCCCGTGATCCACTATCAGTACCAAAGTGGCTTACTCCACCAGAGAAGGCACTGCCATGTGATCCACCCCTACCTCCTGATCCACCACTGCCCCCTGATCCACCCCTACCTCCTGATCCACTTCCAGCACCAAAGTGGCTCACTCCACTAGAAGTACCGCTCCCGTGTGATCCCCTTCCACTTCCATATTCATCACTGTCGTCCCCTGATCCACCTCTGCTTCCAGATCCACTACCAACGCCGAAGTGGGTAACGCCACCAGAAGCACTGCTGACGCGTGATCCACCTCTGCCTCCAAAGTGTCCTGAAGTTGCACTTCCTCCAAAAGCGTCACCTGCTCCGGCCCCATGACTGTGACCAGATCCACCTGTGCCTCCTGATCCACTACCTGTACCAAAGTGGGTCGATCCAATGAAACTACCACTTCCCCTTGATCCACCACTACCTCCGAAGTGGCTTGAACTGCCTCTCCCtgatccaccactacctcctgctccactacCCTCATAGCGGCCTGAACCACCCCTTCCTGATCCACCAGCAGATCCACCCCTGCCTCCCGATCCGTCGCCACCACCGAGACGCCCTGATGTTGCCCCTCTGCTTCCTGAAGCGCCGCCAACCCCGAAGTGGCTGGAAGCACCGATGGCAGCCGCGCTTCCAGACCCACGGTGCCCGCTGAGTCCCCGAGACCCGTGGGACACGGCGGAGGAATCCGACTCACTGGAAACGCCACCATGACGTCCGATCTCGGAGCTCGCTGAAGCCAGAGAACCCAAGGGGTTGAAGGATTTCTCAGCGGACGGAGCCTCATAGACGTATCCTCCAGACTCGGACGACTGACTCGAGGAATCATGAGGACGAGAACCTGAAGGAGCGGAGGTTGGTCCGAATGGAATGGAAGGTCGCTGGTAAGAATAGCCTTCGGTTGGCTTGACCTGGGTAGGTGTTGGTGTCGGTCGAGGCCTTGGTCTGTATGATGGAGCTGTGGTGGGGCGAGGCGTTGGCTTATAACTAGGAGTTGGACGAGATGTTGGTCTGTAGCTAGGTGTTGGCGTTGGGCGAGCTGCTGTTGCGTATGAGGGAGTAGGCGTCGGGCGAGGAGATGGTCGgtaggtggaaggagaggtcggGCGGGGTGTGGCGGCTGACGAGAACGGCTTGGTCACCAGAGTGAAGGGGTTGGCTGGTGTCTGGTATGAGTATCCACCAGAAGAGTCTTCTTCACTTGAAGAGTCACTCGAGGGTCTGAAAGGTTTTGATGGT of Panulirus ornatus isolate Po-2019 chromosome 73, ASM3632096v1, whole genome shotgun sequence contains these proteins:
- the LOC139748209 gene encoding uncharacterized protein, translating into MWVTLLFVPLILAAAHGCGEVSPRAEVVCYYSSQEPSSHLDPCKCTILVDSNTGLDSSLRLTSPTDFSELHALKKTNPGLKVVASVGGRNVKTETFSLLTASVEGMANFTEGAAAFVAQNKLDGIEVDWRWPGHNGGAKEREDFTTLMKVLRLVLDQRVHSVSRRSAAGKEEEEKDEVVADSTTTTEIPADDQETQTETTEATTEVTSEDIVDVEVTTTLPGLEEEASLGSDYLVLESGSEYEVTLRPTQSEVRFRVKGNTMKEREERKGNTKSTKRPFRGRVKFRDYFNVDGLITTTTTTTTTSTTTTSSTTASPLSTTVPSNATGWKIAKSSQTKADDEDVATQRSPLSVAEPQLTRRKIPDTILMMTVAPCPEYIVKGYNLKELANRSTWMATDDPVWVFHILQDSLVDLVVSLGVPLDRLVIGIPVTAAVFTLRDPEFNTPRSPALDLPVFTPYKQACTMMETGNWTVERDEDLTGPYAFLNDTWMAFDDPTSTKIKSKYVLLRGLAGAAVRDVDQEDWEDACGQGPYPILSAVYDTFTQLARTPRRAVLQSLVDDLQAAESSFSSSYVASSRDFRSSPFRIVRIVDRTGAIKALRDTKESRFECSRQGYYRDPADCSQFYRCVKFNQYVDDFTVFEYSCPPGLVFDDRWEVCAWPSAAPPCDGSSEIFPVPRRKFVCPGEGYFTDPENCRWFFACRDYYGNGTYFQYEFRCPFGLAYDEDNGICNWPWLVGGCGFSGQIPEGYDDLSVGAVPVRVDAIAGSGFGRGKTIGGGPPPSQTLYGGSGGNRESCVDCGSVEISISGQGVYSAERGIIVSSDLSNERLSYKKYLASEQDKLGSGKSRGTAHGRGRQDDRDFSLAFGSATAHFGGRGTSSSGHGGQGHQFGRPSQGSGASISGSRHSSATFPAYEYNAPATDSIPTPSVSTTSGYDYSEPHQSLRPAHFQPSRRPSASQAATSSSGHSFSAPSTTSPFVRKPSASHTPSVALAPRPSHFFTPATSAPSTKPSGYTYSTPSTSFSPTSSRATPRPDSSSRPTSSFSRVTSAPSFAASSQDSSEESDHSDGSYRPSSSRRPKPVGSISVSKPSSVTSAPGRFPSQTSLGSQTSRPLSQIPSGSSSSQSGSSSGYTYPEPSQPFNPFLPSTSQSRPSSSKVPSGSSFVPSRPYRPATDDSSEESLDHGFGSHPSTARPSTGYSYSPPSTPFDHDSSSSSQSSKPSPSSSSSFGSSTSRPSKPFRPSSDSSSEEDSSGGYSYQTPANPFTLVTKPFSSAATPRPTSPSTYRPSPRPTPTPSYATAARPTPTPSYRPTSRPTPSYKPTPRPTTAPSYRPRPRPTPTPTQVKPTEGYSYQRPSIPFGPTSAPSGSRPHDSSSQSSESGGYVYEAPSAEKSFNPLGSLASASSEIGRHGGVSSESDSSAVSHGSRGLSGHRGSGSAAAIGASSHFGVGGASGSRGATSGRLGGGDGSGGRGGSAGGSGRGGSGRYEGSGAGGSGGSGRGSSSHFGGSGGSRGSGSFIGSTHFGTGSGSGGTGGSGHSHGAGAGDAFGGSATSGHFGGRGGSRVSSASGGVTHFGVGSGSGSRGGSGDDSDEYGSGRGSHGSGTSSGVSHFGAGSGSGGRGGSGGSGGSGGRGGSHGSAFSGGVSHFGTDSGSRGSAYSSEVSHFGSGSGSGGRGGSGGSGGSGGRGGSHGSSDEYEGSIGSHGSSASGVSHFGAGSGPGGRGGSGGSGGSGGRGGSGGSGGSGVRSGSGGRGGSGGRGGSHDSAFSSGVSHFGTGSGTRGSAFSSGVNDFSTGSGSGGRGGSGGSGGSGSSGGSGGRGGSGGSGGSGGRGGSHGSSDEYEGSIGSHGSSASGVSHFGAGSRSGGRGGSGGSGGSGGSGGSGGRGGSHGSSDEYEGSIGSHGSSASGVSHFGAGSGSGGIGGSGGRGGSGGRGGSHGSSDEYEGSIGSHGSSASGVSHFGAGSGSGGRGGSGGRGGSEGRGGSHGSSDEYEGSIGSHGSSASGVSHFGAGSGSGGRGGSGGSGGSGGRGGSHDSAFSSGVSHFGTDSGSRGSAYSSGVSHFSIGSVSGGRGGSGGSGGSGGRGGSGGSGGSEGRGGSGGSGGSGGRVGSESSGGSHGSAFSSGVSHFGTDSGSRGSAYSSGVSHFSIGSGSVGRGGSGGSGGSGGRGGSGGRGGSGGTGGSGGRGGSHGSSDEYEGSIGSHGSSASGVSHFGTDSGSGGRGGSGGRDGLGGSGGSGGRVGSGGSGGSGGRFGSGSSGGSYGSAFSSGVSHFSIGSGSVGRGGSGGSGGSGGRGGSGGRGGSGGTDGSGGRGGSHGSAFSSGVSHFSTGSGSGGRGGSHGSSDEYEGSIGSHGSSAGGVSHFGAGSGSGGRDGSHGSAFSSGVSHSGTGSGSGGSGGSRVSGGSGGRGGSGGRGGSSVYSAAQGSGASGVIHFGSNRVESESGHSGFAGGSGDHSEERERESSGGSGASTSFSHFGSSSGFGESGASGHFGGSGGSRGIDGSGARGSGASGHFGGSGGSRGIDGSGARGSGASGHFGGSGGSRGIDGSGARGSGASGHFGVSGGSQGIDGSGARGSGASGHFGGSGGSTGTDGSGSSHFGGSVVESGSGGESSSRYGGSDSSSGISHFTIGGGSGGSGGSGGRGGLGGSGGLGGRGGSGGSDGSGGRGGSRGRGGSGGSDGSGGKGGSGGSGGSGGSDGSGGRGGSVGSGGSGGRGGSGGRGGSGDISGLSHFGIVDGSGHGGSGRTGATGGYGGFGGSGTGGHGGFGGGDGGSGGVGGHGGFGGTGAGGHGGFGGDDGGSGGVGGHGGFGGSGGVGGHGGFGGRGDDGGYGGFGDGRGAGDNTIGGHGGFGGSGGSGGHGGFGGSGSPGGHGGFGGSGSPGGHGGFGGSGGSGGHGGFGGSGGSGGHGGFGGRGDGGNAGGRGKVGGIGGIGGVGGVGPDGPDGSYPSGSSSGRSGSSGPDGPYPSGSSSGRSGSSGPDGPYPSGSSSGKSGRRGSGVGARKSVVGGPSLVAKLTGRRKFERFGPGGRRDFDDTLGPEVCERAGLFRHPDTCDKFYECYWDRWIERFTLHVFNCPITIVYDSGITACNWPFNGPPCTENNYA